The Treponema phagedenis DNA segment GCAGAGATACAACAAGGAAGAGCAGGCAACGGAAGATATAAAGTTTTGTTACTTGTAACTGATCTTGAACAAGATGCTCCGTGGACATCAAAATACAGCGGCAAAGAAGAATCTTTTCAAAGTCCCTATCTTGCGGAAGCTCGAATTATTAAACATGATAACTGGTTTGAAATAACGCTTGATATGGCTATTCAAGATAAGGTTGTGCATATCACCAAAGAGTTGTATTCCGATGTACTTGAAAATAAAAACAGTCCACGAACAGACTCCGATCAAAATAAAGCCTTGATACGTGATGAGCATTAAGCGGATTTAAGTATTGATGTATACACAAAGAAAATATTTTTTTAATAGCACTTTAAAAATTACTGTTTTGTTGTGAGTATACATACTAAAAAAATTCACTCATGCATAAACTATAATGATCGCTGTGGTATTAGAATTTTCTCAAGCGATACGTACAAAAAAACGCTCGGTTATAATTTTCTCTCATTATACTGTAAGATTTATCTTGAGTAAAAATCGCATATAATCCTCTAGCAAGCTCTTTTTATTTTTGTTATACTTTCTTTATTCAATTGTACAAGGAGTTTTATTTATGAATGATAATAAACTTACGGATTCCGTGTATTGTATTCATGCAGACATCCATGACAGAACCGCAAGGTTTGAAGGCTTATGGATGCTGCCGCAAGGAGTGAGTATTAACTCATATATTATCCTCGGTGAAAAAGTTGCTTTAATTGATATTGTAAGAGATTGGGATAATTCTTTGGAAAGTTACAAAAAACAATTGGCGAGCTTAAATCTCTCTTTTGAAAAAATTGATTATGTTATTCTAAATCATCTTGAGCCCGACCATGCGGACTTATTGGCAACGGTACATGCAGCCAATCCAAATGTGGAAATCATTGCTTCCGCAAAGGGCATTGCAATGGTTGAGAAGTTTTTTAAGATTTCAGGGAATTTGCGTATTGTAAAAAATGAAGACACTCTTGATTTAGGAAAAGGAAAGATTCTTCAATTTTTCGAAACTCCGAATATTCATTGGCCTGAAACAATGATGACATATGATGTTAATGAAAAAATTCTTTTTTCTTGCGACGGTTTTGGATCTTATGGTTGTATCGGGCAAAAAATTTTTGATGACTTGCATAGCGAAAAAGAATTAGATTTTTTTGAAAATGAAGCACTTCGCTATTATTCCAACATTGTTGCTTCTTTCAGTAACTTTGTGCTGCGGGGAATTGCAAAACTCCAAAGTCTTGATATACGCATGATTGCACCAAGTCACGGTATTGTGTGGCGAAAAAATACGCAGCGTATTATTGAATTATATAAAAAATTTGCAGGGTACAATACCGGTGGACCTTGTGAAAAAGAAATTTGCATTATCTGGGGCTCAATGTACGGATACACTAAACAGGGAATTGATGCAGTTATAAAAGGAA contains these protein-coding regions:
- a CDS encoding FprA family A-type flavoprotein, with the translated sequence MNDNKLTDSVYCIHADIHDRTARFEGLWMLPQGVSINSYIILGEKVALIDIVRDWDNSLESYKKQLASLNLSFEKIDYVILNHLEPDHADLLATVHAANPNVEIIASAKGIAMVEKFFKISGNLRIVKNEDTLDLGKGKILQFFETPNIHWPETMMTYDVNEKILFSCDGFGSYGCIGQKIFDDLHSEKELDFFENEALRYYSNIVASFSNFVLRGIAKLQSLDIRMIAPSHGIVWRKNTQRIIELYKKFAGYNTGGPCEKEICIIWGSMYGYTKQGIDAVIKGIEEEGVPYHMYQIPDTDVSYILHAAYSASGLVIAMPTYEYKMFPPMAYVLDLFNRKHFYQKKVLRIGSWGWSGGAQKEYEQLTANLKWTNIEPYEWQGTLVSSDLSILTDKGRELTRLVKNNGEKE